A part of Flexistipes sp. genomic DNA contains:
- a CDS encoding type IV pilin protein, whose amino-acid sequence MKKDTIIIANEREGFTLIEVLTVIVIIGILAVIAIPQFASYRISAFNSAAQSDLRNAKSHLEAYYLEHGTYPAD is encoded by the coding sequence ATGAAAAAAGATACCATAATTATCGCTAACGAACGAGAGGGTTTTACACTGATTGAAGTGCTTACGGTTATTGTTATTATAGGCATTTTGGCAGTTATTGCTATTCCGCAGTTTGCAAGTTACAGGATTAGCGCCTTTAATTCTGCAGCTCAAAGTGATTTGAGAAATGCCAAATCACACCTTGAGGCTTATTATTTAGAGCATGGAACGTATCCCGCCGATTAA
- a CDS encoding type II toxin-antitoxin system Phd/YefM family antitoxin, protein MEATAKDLRFYSKELLETVKRGEEITITYRGKPCAKLVKFEKPKQTNSGNELFGIWKDNDKVKNVENYVRNLRKGRF, encoded by the coding sequence ATGGAAGCTACTGCTAAAGATTTGAGATTTTACTCAAAAGAACTTTTGGAAACAGTAAAAAGGGGTGAAGAAATTACCATTACATATAGAGGAAAACCATGTGCAAAGCTGGTTAAGTTTGAAAAACCAAAACAAACAAACAGTGGAAATGAGCTTTTTGGAATTTGGAAAGATAACGATAAAGTAAAAAATGTTGAAAACTACGTAAGAAATTTAAGAAAAGGTAGATTTTAA
- a CDS encoding type II toxin-antitoxin system VapC family toxin has protein sequence MLVDTDVIIWYLRGNTRAYDLIESLDNFFISSITYMELVQGMRNKKELNLFRKSLHNWGTEIIYITEEISAKAVFFIEEFYLSNSVEIADSLIASTAIVYGLPLITGNDEHYKPLKNLQIKVFRPDE, from the coding sequence ATGCTTGTGGATACTGATGTAATTATTTGGTATTTGAGAGGAAACACCCGGGCATATGATTTAATAGAAAGTTTGGATAATTTTTTTATTTCTTCAATAACTTATATGGAACTGGTTCAGGGAATGAGAAACAAAAAAGAGCTTAATCTTTTTAGAAAAAGTCTGCATAACTGGGGCACAGAAATAATATATATAACTGAAGAAATTTCAGCGAAAGCTGTATTTTTTATTGAAGAATTCTATCTAAGTAACTCAGTTGAAATTGCTGACTCTTTAATAGCATCAACCGCCATTGTATATGGTTTACCTCTTATAACCGGTAATGATGAACATTACAAACCGTTGAAAAATTTGCAGATTAAAGTATTCAGACCTGATGAATAA
- a CDS encoding HD domain-containing protein: protein MVKYSDLLGEIDVKHRFRDPIYGFIWLTEDELKIVDSELFQRLRRIHQLALTKYVYPAAENTRFPHSLGVLQSATNIFLELYRNNYNSLNEVMGDTVNLFKELRFAALLHDIGHMPFSHATEDIFLDEGTTHEDVSKHIVLDYKPFLSIFKKNNIKPEVIANLFKGKLTSEYRILKKILSDSFDADRADYLLRDSYMCGVKYGLYDFQRFISSFDFSKKTKDFTIKYGNIHSVESLLLARYYYNMQVPFHRTRKGYDIVLKKFIEKYKEEIDCGIVIEDGKLKMDFEQFFFFDDNYVFEIIKRKYKEGDKFAKTLMRGENKLHAVFDLEVKAEEKEYANEYGEFIQELKEKGFKENEDYFKFKETIKIHKLIKQSDEKEETDYVVIKDGKEYDLLDLSAILKSLKEPIVIYRVYIVSEKKGEAEKIYKNLKERHKKIKGNL, encoded by the coding sequence TTGGTAAAATATTCAGATCTTCTTGGAGAAATAGACGTTAAACATAGATTCCGAGATCCTATATATGGTTTTATCTGGTTAACAGAAGATGAGCTGAAGATTGTGGATTCAGAACTTTTTCAAAGGCTGAGACGTATTCATCAATTAGCTTTAACTAAATATGTTTATCCTGCAGCAGAAAACACAAGATTTCCACATTCTTTGGGTGTTTTACAATCTGCTACTAATATATTTCTTGAGTTGTATCGTAATAACTATAATAGTTTAAATGAGGTGATGGGCGATACTGTAAATCTTTTTAAAGAGTTACGTTTTGCTGCTCTTTTACATGATATTGGACACATGCCCTTTTCTCATGCTACTGAAGATATATTTTTGGATGAAGGTACTACCCATGAAGATGTAAGTAAGCATATTGTATTAGATTATAAACCTTTTTTGAGTATTTTTAAAAAGAATAACATAAAGCCTGAAGTTATAGCAAATCTTTTCAAAGGCAAATTAACAAGTGAGTATAGGATTTTAAAAAAAATTCTTTCTGATTCATTTGATGCTGATAGAGCGGATTACTTGCTACGCGATTCTTATATGTGTGGGGTTAAATATGGGTTATATGATTTCCAAAGATTTATAAGTAGTTTTGATTTTTCAAAGAAGACTAAAGATTTTACCATAAAGTACGGTAATATCCATTCAGTGGAATCGCTTTTGCTAGCTAGGTACTATTATAATATGCAAGTACCTTTTCATAGAACAAGAAAAGGTTACGATATAGTTCTTAAAAAATTTATCGAAAAATATAAAGAAGAGATAGATTGCGGGATTGTTATTGAAGACGGTAAATTAAAAATGGACTTTGAGCAATTTTTCTTTTTTGACGACAATTATGTTTTTGAAATCATTAAAAGGAAGTATAAAGAAGGAGATAAGTTTGCCAAGACTTTAATGCGTGGTGAAAATAAACTTCATGCTGTATTTGATTTAGAAGTAAAAGCAGAAGAAAAAGAATATGCAAATGAATACGGTGAATTTATTCAAGAGTTAAAAGAAAAAGGTTTTAAAGAAAATGAGGATTATTTTAAGTTTAAAGAAACTATAAAAATTCATAAGTTGATTAAACAAAGTGATGAGAAAGAAGAAACGGACTATGTAGTTATTAAAGATGGTAAGGAATATGACTTGCTTGATTTATCTGCAATTTTGAAAAGCTTGAAGGAACCTATTGTAATTTATAGGGTTTACATTGTATCGGAAAAAAAGGGAGAAGCCGAAAAAATATATAAAAACTTAAAAGAACGGCACAAAAAAATAAAGGGAAATCTATAA
- a CDS encoding addiction module protein produces the protein MQKNINLEEFSKDEKIRLMEAIWEDLSKNEENLSSPNWHKKALSETENRLKNNEESVKDWHTAKKELLKRFE, from the coding sequence ATGCAAAAAAATATTAACTTAGAAGAGTTTTCGAAAGACGAAAAAATCAGATTAATGGAAGCAATTTGGGAAGATCTCTCGAAGAACGAAGAAAATTTATCGTCCCCGAATTGGCATAAAAAAGCTCTTTCTGAGACTGAGAACAGACTTAAAAATAACGAAGAAAGTGTAAAAGACTGGCATACAGCAAAAAAAGAACTTCTAAAAAGGTTTGAATGA
- the rpe gene encoding ribulose-phosphate 3-epimerase, with product MLVAPSLLSADFANLQKEVEAVDNAGADWIHFDVMDGHFVPNITIGPMVVKSLRKYSDKIFDVHLMIENPEKFVKEFANAGADFITVHQEATVHIHRLITLIKSLGCKAGVSINPGTPVSVLEEILPYIDMVLIMSVNPGFGGQKFIETSVDKIKKLRGLADKANPELLIQVDGGLSGKNINMLEEAGCNVAVAGSYIFGSDDYKKAIDSLK from the coding sequence ATGCTGGTTGCTCCTTCTCTTTTAAGTGCCGATTTTGCCAATCTTCAGAAAGAGGTTGAAGCAGTTGATAATGCAGGCGCTGACTGGATTCATTTTGATGTGATGGACGGTCATTTTGTTCCTAATATTACTATCGGCCCTATGGTTGTCAAATCGCTGAGAAAGTATTCAGATAAAATTTTTGATGTGCATCTTATGATAGAAAACCCGGAAAAGTTTGTGAAGGAATTTGCAAATGCCGGTGCAGATTTTATCACAGTGCATCAGGAGGCAACGGTTCATATCCACAGACTCATTACATTGATTAAAAGCCTTGGCTGTAAAGCCGGTGTATCAATCAACCCGGGTACTCCTGTTAGTGTGCTGGAAGAAATTTTGCCGTATATTGATATGGTTCTGATAATGAGTGTTAACCCCGGTTTCGGCGGTCAGAAATTTATCGAAACCTCGGTAGATAAAATAAAGAAGCTTCGGGGTTTAGCGGATAAAGCTAATCCTGAACTGCTTATCCAGGTGGACGGCGGGTTAAGTGGCAAGAACATAAATATGCTGGAAGAAGCCGGTTGTAATGTTGCAGTTGCAGGAAGTTATATATTTGGATCAGATGACTATAAAAAGGCCATAGACTCGCTTAAGTAA
- a CDS encoding DUF1858 domain-containing protein, producing the protein MITKETTIEDLVEIKDEAVQYLKNKGIRCILCGEPIWGTIEEAAKEKGFSDEEISEIVIELNNLK; encoded by the coding sequence ATGATAACTAAAGAAACGACAATTGAAGATTTGGTGGAGATAAAGGATGAAGCCGTCCAGTATCTAAAAAATAAGGGGATAAGGTGCATTTTGTGCGGTGAGCCGATATGGGGTACTATAGAGGAAGCTGCAAAAGAAAAAGGATTCTCCGACGAAGAAATATCAGAAATCGTTATAGAGTTGAACAACCTGAAATAA